The Candidatus Nanopelagicus abundans genome includes a region encoding these proteins:
- a CDS encoding 30S ribosomal protein bS22 gives MGSVIKKRRKRMAKKKHKKLLKRTRIQRRNAK, from the coding sequence ATGGGTTCAGTAATTAAAAAGCGTCGCAAACGAATGGCAAAAAAGAAACACAAAAAACTATTAAAGCGAACTAGAATTCAACGCCGCAACGCAAAATAG
- the proC gene encoding pyrroline-5-carboxylate reductase, producing the protein MKTQADNKSIGFIGAGVMGAALIKSLISNSINAAQIYVNEKSDDRAKQVKDQYKINLVSIQEIGQSCDVIFLAVKPQDLSSALSELSKTLSDSAILISIAAGKTTQFIESQLKTKNPVIRVMPNTPAQIGKGVSAISPGANASGADLSLAKNLLSNSGLVVEVSESNQDAVTALSGSGPAYFFSFVEAMINAGVKLGLTNEIATQLAIGTISGSAAMLKESGLDATTLRKNVTSPNGTTAAALSVFTDKDLEKIVLDAMTAAKKRAQELA; encoded by the coding sequence ATGAAAACACAAGCCGACAATAAATCCATTGGCTTTATTGGGGCTGGCGTTATGGGTGCAGCGCTAATTAAAAGTTTAATCTCTAACTCTATTAATGCCGCTCAAATTTATGTAAATGAGAAGAGTGATGACAGAGCTAAACAGGTAAAAGATCAGTACAAGATTAACTTAGTAAGTATTCAGGAAATAGGACAAAGTTGCGATGTAATTTTCTTAGCAGTTAAACCACAAGATTTAAGTTCAGCTTTATCAGAATTAAGCAAAACTTTAAGCGATAGCGCCATATTAATCTCAATTGCTGCAGGTAAAACTACTCAATTTATCGAAAGTCAATTAAAAACTAAGAATCCAGTTATTCGCGTTATGCCAAATACTCCTGCTCAAATAGGTAAGGGAGTATCCGCCATTTCACCAGGAGCAAATGCTTCGGGAGCTGATTTATCTTTAGCTAAAAATTTACTATCAAATAGTGGATTAGTTGTTGAAGTTAGTGAGTCTAATCAAGATGCAGTTACCGCACTTAGTGGTTCAGGTCCTGCCTACTTTTTTAGTTTTGTTGAGGCAATGATTAATGCTGGTGTAAAACTAGGATTAACAAATGAAATTGCCACACAACTTGCGATAGGAACTATCTCTGGCTCAGCTGCCATGCTTAAAGAGAGCGGACTTGATGCAACTACGCTTAGAAAAAATGTTACTAGTCCAAACGGCACAACCGCAGCAGCTCTTTCAGTTTTTACAGATAAGGATCTAGAAAAAATAGTTTTAGATGCAATGACTGCAGCAAAAAAACGTGCACAGGAGCTTGCTTGA
- a CDS encoding ATP-dependent Clp protease ATP-binding subunit, whose translation MFERFTDRARRVVVLAQEEARMLNHNYIGTEHILLGLIHEGEGVAAKGLESLGISLEAVRSQVEEIIGQGQQAPSGHIPFTPRAKKVLELSLREALQLGHNYIGTEHILLGLIREGEGVAAQVLVKLGADLSRVRQQVIQLLSGYQGKEAVTSGGPAEGQASTSLVLDQFGRNLTQAAREGKLDPVIGREKEIERVMQILSRRTKNNPVLIGEPGVGKTAVVEGLAQAIVKGDIPETLKDKQLYSLDLGALVAGSRYRGDFEERLKKVLKEIRTRGDIILFIDEIHTLVGAGAAEGAIDAASILKPMLARGELQTIGATTLDEYRKHLEKDAALERRFQPIQVAEPTVAHTIEILKGLRDRYESHHKVSISDGALVSAATLADRYVSDRHLPDKAIDLIDEAGSRLRIRRMTVPPEIREFDDKIAAARKEKESAIDGQDFEKAASLRDKEKNLITEKAEREKNWKAGDLDVVAEVDEELIAEVLSTATGIPVFKLTEAETARLLKMEDELHRRVIGQDQAIKALSQAIRRTRAGLKDPKRPGGSFIFAGPSGVGKTELSRTLAQFLFGDADALIQLDMSEYSEKHTASRLFGAPPGYVGYDEGGQLTEKVRRRPFSVVLFDEIEKAHPDIFNSLLQVLEDGRLTDAQGRVVDFKNTIIIMTTNLGTRDISKSLSLGFANVADAQGSYERMKAKVGDELKTHFRPEFLNRIDDIVVFHQLTEAEIVKIVDLMVAHLDERLKAKDMGIELTTGAKSLLAKRGYDPVLGARPLRRTIQRELEDVLSEKMLFGDLKAGEIILVDVSDETDTATFTFKGTPKSALPDTPGDLAEATN comes from the coding sequence ATGTTTGAGCGGTTTACAGATCGTGCAAGACGCGTTGTAGTACTAGCGCAAGAAGAAGCACGCATGCTCAACCATAATTACATTGGCACCGAACATATTCTTTTAGGTTTAATTCACGAAGGTGAAGGCGTTGCTGCTAAAGGCCTTGAATCATTGGGTATTTCTTTAGAAGCAGTTCGCTCCCAAGTTGAAGAAATAATTGGCCAAGGACAACAAGCACCATCTGGTCATATTCCATTTACACCAAGAGCTAAAAAAGTTTTAGAGCTTTCTCTTCGTGAGGCGCTGCAACTAGGACATAACTACATTGGTACTGAACATATTCTTTTAGGTTTAATTCGTGAAGGTGAAGGAGTAGCTGCGCAAGTATTGGTAAAACTAGGAGCTGATCTATCACGTGTTCGCCAGCAAGTTATTCAATTGCTTTCAGGTTACCAAGGCAAAGAGGCGGTTACATCAGGTGGACCAGCTGAAGGTCAAGCATCAACATCATTAGTATTAGATCAGTTTGGCCGCAACTTAACTCAAGCTGCACGTGAAGGAAAATTAGATCCAGTAATTGGTCGTGAAAAAGAGATCGAACGAGTTATGCAGATTTTATCTCGCCGGACTAAAAACAACCCAGTTTTAATTGGTGAACCAGGTGTTGGAAAGACTGCTGTTGTTGAAGGTTTAGCACAAGCAATTGTTAAAGGTGATATTCCAGAAACTCTTAAAGATAAACAACTTTACTCATTAGATCTTGGCGCCCTAGTTGCAGGATCTCGCTACCGTGGTGATTTTGAAGAGCGACTAAAGAAAGTACTAAAAGAAATTAGAACTCGTGGCGACATTATTTTGTTTATTGATGAAATTCATACTTTAGTTGGAGCAGGTGCAGCTGAAGGCGCAATTGATGCAGCTTCAATTCTTAAGCCAATGCTTGCACGAGGTGAATTACAGACAATTGGTGCAACTACACTTGATGAATATCGCAAACACCTTGAAAAAGATGCAGCACTTGAGCGACGCTTTCAACCAATTCAAGTAGCAGAACCAACTGTTGCGCACACAATTGAAATTCTTAAAGGACTTCGAGATCGTTATGAAAGCCACCATAAGGTATCTATTTCAGATGGTGCATTAGTTTCAGCCGCTACGTTGGCTGATCGCTATGTTTCAGATCGCCATTTACCTGATAAAGCAATTGATTTAATTGATGAGGCTGGTTCACGTCTTCGTATCCGACGAATGACCGTGCCACCTGAAATTCGTGAGTTTGATGACAAGATTGCAGCAGCGCGAAAAGAGAAAGAATCTGCAATTGATGGTCAAGATTTTGAAAAGGCAGCATCTCTTCGTGATAAAGAAAAGAACTTAATTACTGAGAAAGCTGAGCGAGAGAAGAATTGGAAAGCTGGCGATCTTGATGTGGTTGCTGAAGTTGATGAAGAGTTAATTGCTGAAGTTTTATCAACTGCAACAGGTATTCCAGTATTTAAGTTAACTGAGGCAGAGACTGCCAGATTACTTAAAATGGAGGATGAATTACACCGAAGAGTTATTGGACAAGATCAAGCAATTAAGGCGCTTTCACAAGCAATTCGTCGAACACGTGCTGGTCTTAAAGATCCAAAACGTCCTGGTGGATCATTTATTTTCGCTGGTCCTTCTGGTGTTGGTAAGACTGAACTTTCTAGAACACTTGCCCAATTCTTATTTGGGGATGCCGATGCATTAATTCAATTAGATATGTCTGAGTACTCTGAAAAACATACTGCCTCTCGTTTATTTGGTGCACCTCCTGGTTATGTTGGTTATGACGAGGGTGGTCAATTAACTGAAAAAGTTCGCCGCCGTCCATTCTCAGTTGTGTTATTTGATGAGATCGAAAAAGCACATCCAGATATCTTTAACTCACTACTACAGGTATTAGAAGATGGTCGCTTAACTGATGCTCAAGGACGAGTAGTTGACTTTAAGAACACAATTATCATCATGACTACCAACCTTGGTACTCGTGATATCTCTAAATCATTATCACTTGGCTTTGCTAATGTGGCAGATGCTCAGGGAAGTTATGAACGTATGAAAGCAAAGGTTGGTGATGAACTTAAGACTCACTTCCGTCCTGAGTTTTTAAACCGTATTGATGACATAGTTGTATTCCATCAATTAACTGAAGCTGAGATAGTAAAGATTGTTGATCTAATGGTTGCGCATTTAGATGAACGCTTGAAGGCAAAAGATATGGGAATTGAGTTAACAACTGGGGCAAAGTCATTGCTTGCTAAGCGTGGTTATGACCCAGTGCTTGGCGCTCGACCACTTCGTAGAACAATTCAACGTGAATTAGAGGATGTTCTATCTGAGAAGATGTTATTTGGAGATTTAAAAGCTGGTGAAATTATTTTAGTTGATGTTTCAGATGAAACAGATACTGCAACCTTCACCTTCAAAGGAACTCCTAAATCTGCTTTGCCAGATACTCCTGGTGATTTAGCAGAAGCAACTAATTAA
- a CDS encoding fibronectin type III domain-containing protein: MRIKRFLLSIGLLISVIVTPIPSANALAVKVAPAGWIYLFASDTPAKKFSTPRVFSASLEKKSTFVPIYNNVPDVAKASIQRAIDIWSENFVSKVPINVNVTWTKAPNSTILASASAKNIFSNFNGAPDKTLYYPSALANALAGVDLDIAEPELEINVTTGDFWYYGLDGKCPSSKYDLVSVILHEMAHGLGFMSGTYYDPTTKVGRFLQPTAFDAYVQVVDGRRLVDLPSPSLEIGSALTSTLLWSGANAVKANNGVKPLLFTPSIYEQGSSVSHLDEKTFSNSFENSVMTPNLGAGEVFHLPGALLLAIFEDLRMKPPAGIATGLPNSVQNVRAIVGDKNAIIKFDPPADFRFAQIDSYLIENLQTGESIKVPESPVVINGLKNGTKYTFSVRAVNSAGSSEATKSNQITPQTAWKSTVIDPNADAKYIATTTYLGKPVVTYSESKGGDLKLATYANSKWVIKTIDGNDENAGKTLNNVAGHISLCTSTVGKISYLHIFYSDLTNKDLKYALYNGKSFKYETVDGDGLVAQDYKEVNRVRGASDVSVSNACSVNNNVIQVFYRDESQGILLGAVKENGKWRYEIVDGDKDTEDRTTGDVAFHLKSVTVGKKINLIYDSVKGFDAEKNITKGEVRYATRSTSASSDWEYKTLDAPSERTYAVGYDVTILNTVKGLITGWFTSSGFTYPNPDQVKYQDINAASVVSVKADEFGTLHSSISADEKMVLFSCELRLCAVSKSNKVVNLVSKNSIQKGAQVNWITIDKTKYAMAGVSGKLTLFKP; the protein is encoded by the coding sequence GTGCGTATAAAGCGATTTTTGTTATCAATTGGGTTATTGATATCTGTAATAGTTACTCCAATTCCAAGTGCCAATGCTTTAGCGGTAAAAGTTGCTCCGGCTGGATGGATATATCTTTTTGCTAGCGATACCCCTGCTAAAAAATTCAGTACCCCTAGAGTTTTTTCGGCAAGTTTAGAAAAGAAAAGTACTTTTGTTCCTATCTACAATAATGTCCCAGATGTTGCTAAAGCTTCTATCCAAAGAGCTATCGATATTTGGTCTGAGAATTTTGTATCAAAAGTTCCAATTAATGTGAATGTAACTTGGACTAAAGCACCTAATTCAACAATATTAGCTTCTGCTAGTGCTAAAAATATATTTTCAAATTTTAATGGTGCACCCGATAAGACTCTTTACTATCCATCAGCTCTTGCAAATGCATTAGCTGGAGTGGATTTAGATATTGCTGAACCTGAACTGGAAATAAATGTAACAACCGGTGATTTTTGGTACTACGGATTAGATGGTAAATGCCCATCAAGTAAATATGATTTAGTCTCTGTGATTTTGCATGAAATGGCACACGGCTTGGGTTTTATGTCAGGAACATATTATGACCCAACTACTAAAGTAGGAAGGTTTCTACAGCCAACAGCTTTTGATGCCTATGTTCAAGTTGTAGATGGCAGGCGCTTAGTTGATTTACCCTCTCCATCATTGGAAATAGGTTCTGCGCTCACTTCAACTTTACTTTGGTCTGGGGCTAATGCAGTGAAAGCAAATAATGGTGTTAAGCCATTGCTTTTCACACCATCTATCTATGAACAAGGATCATCAGTAAGTCATTTAGATGAAAAAACTTTTTCTAATTCATTTGAAAATTCTGTTATGACTCCAAATTTAGGTGCAGGTGAAGTTTTCCACTTACCAGGTGCTTTATTACTAGCAATTTTTGAAGATTTAAGAATGAAACCACCTGCTGGCATAGCAACTGGGTTGCCTAACTCTGTTCAAAACGTGAGAGCCATAGTTGGTGATAAAAATGCAATTATCAAATTTGATCCACCAGCTGATTTTAGGTTTGCTCAAATAGATAGTTACCTTATTGAAAATTTACAAACAGGAGAGAGCATTAAGGTGCCAGAAAGTCCGGTTGTAATTAATGGCCTTAAAAATGGAACTAAATACACATTTTCAGTTAGGGCAGTCAATAGTGCTGGTTCATCAGAGGCGACAAAATCTAATCAGATTACTCCACAAACTGCTTGGAAAAGCACAGTTATAGATCCAAATGCAGATGCTAAATACATAGCCACAACTACCTACCTTGGTAAGCCTGTAGTTACCTATAGTGAAAGTAAAGGTGGTGATCTAAAGCTTGCAACTTATGCAAATAGTAAATGGGTTATTAAAACTATTGATGGAAATGATGAAAATGCTGGCAAGACTCTAAATAATGTGGCTGGACATATTTCACTTTGTACATCAACTGTAGGAAAAATAAGCTACTTACATATCTTTTATTCCGACCTTACTAATAAGGATTTAAAGTATGCACTTTATAATGGTAAAAGTTTCAAGTATGAGACAGTAGATGGTGACGGTTTAGTTGCCCAAGATTACAAAGAAGTTAATAGGGTAAGAGGAGCCTCTGATGTCTCAGTTTCAAATGCGTGCTCTGTAAATAACAATGTAATTCAGGTTTTTTACCGTGATGAATCTCAGGGAATTTTACTAGGTGCTGTAAAAGAAAATGGAAAGTGGAGATATGAAATAGTAGATGGTGATAAAGATACTGAAGATAGAACTACTGGTGACGTTGCATTTCATTTGAAATCTGTGACTGTTGGTAAAAAAATTAATTTAATTTACGATTCAGTAAAAGGATTTGATGCAGAAAAAAATATTACAAAAGGTGAGGTTAGATACGCGACTAGAAGTACTAGCGCGAGTTCAGATTGGGAGTATAAAACCTTAGATGCACCCAGTGAGCGTACTTACGCAGTTGGCTATGACGTCACAATTTTAAACACAGTTAAAGGTTTAATAACTGGTTGGTTTACCTCTAGCGGTTTTACCTACCCAAACCCTGATCAAGTTAAATATCAAGATATAAATGCTGCCTCAGTGGTAAGTGTGAAGGCTGATGAGTTTGGCACGCTTCACTCATCAATTTCTGCTGATGAAAAAATGGTTTTATTTAGCTGCGAACTAAGATTATGTGCAGTAAGTAAATCAAATAAAGTAGTTAATTTAGTTTCAAAAAATAGTATTCAAAAAGGTGCTCAAGTTAATTGGATTACAATTGATAAAACCAAATACGCCATGGCTGGCGTCTCTGGAAAATTAACTTTATTTAAGCCTTAA
- the radA gene encoding DNA repair protein RadA produces the protein MAKAPAKDPFRCVECGWSATKWVGRCGECQAWGSVEEIAAPKKLSLVAGSITSAAKPIGDVDLASAKARTSGVGELDRVLGGGLVPGAAILLAGEPGVGKSTLLLTVAAETAKQGILSLYISGEESASQVRLRAERLNAIDKNLWLAAESDLGAVIAHIDSVKPELLVIDSIQTISSTTVDGAPGGVTQVREIAAALIRIAKERAITLVLVGHVTKDGSIAGPRLLEHLVDVVLNFEGERHSRLRLIRTIKNRFGASDEVGCFDLNDSGIIGLPDPTGLFTSRHTDPVPGTCVTVALEGRRALLAEIQSLVSTGNPDGRDWGNSRRVTSGLDNSRTAMTLAVLELRAGIKISGRDVYVATVGGMKISEPSADLAVALSVASAAKGLALPADLVAIGEVGLAGEIRKVNGVNQRVSEAARLGFKRAIVPIGSDLKISGIEILEAARLEQAISKVKIN, from the coding sequence ATGGCTAAAGCACCTGCAAAAGATCCTTTTCGTTGCGTTGAATGTGGTTGGAGTGCAACCAAATGGGTTGGACGTTGTGGTGAGTGTCAGGCATGGGGAAGCGTTGAAGAAATAGCTGCTCCAAAAAAACTCTCATTAGTTGCTGGATCAATTACTTCGGCTGCAAAACCAATTGGTGATGTTGATTTAGCAAGTGCAAAAGCTAGAACTAGTGGAGTTGGTGAATTAGATAGAGTTTTAGGTGGTGGATTAGTACCTGGAGCTGCAATTTTATTAGCGGGTGAACCAGGTGTGGGTAAATCAACGCTTCTACTAACAGTTGCTGCTGAAACTGCTAAACAAGGAATTCTTTCTTTATACATAAGTGGTGAAGAGTCAGCTTCACAGGTAAGGCTTAGAGCAGAGCGGTTAAATGCAATTGATAAGAATTTATGGCTGGCCGCTGAATCTGATCTTGGCGCAGTAATTGCACATATTGATTCGGTTAAACCAGAGTTATTAGTAATTGATTCAATTCAAACTATTTCAAGTACAACTGTTGATGGTGCACCTGGTGGTGTCACACAGGTTCGAGAAATTGCAGCAGCATTAATTAGAATTGCAAAAGAGCGCGCAATAACTTTGGTGTTAGTTGGCCATGTGACTAAAGATGGTTCAATTGCTGGCCCACGATTACTTGAACACCTAGTAGATGTTGTCCTTAATTTTGAAGGTGAAAGGCATTCAAGGCTTAGGTTGATTAGAACAATTAAAAATAGATTTGGTGCCTCTGATGAGGTTGGCTGTTTTGATTTAAATGATTCTGGAATTATTGGTTTACCTGATCCAACTGGTTTATTTACCTCTCGTCATACTGATCCAGTTCCTGGAACATGTGTGACAGTTGCACTAGAGGGCAGGCGGGCACTCCTTGCTGAGATCCAATCACTAGTTAGTACTGGCAATCCAGATGGTAGAGATTGGGGTAATTCAAGGCGAGTCACAAGCGGATTAGATAACTCAAGAACTGCTATGACACTTGCTGTATTAGAACTAAGAGCTGGAATTAAAATATCTGGGCGTGATGTTTATGTTGCAACTGTTGGTGGTATGAAAATAAGTGAACCATCAGCTGATCTTGCGGTAGCACTTTCTGTAGCCTCAGCTGCAAAAGGATTAGCACTACCTGCTGATTTAGTTGCAATTGGTGAAGTTGGATTAGCTGGTGAAATAAGAAAAGTAAATGGAGTTAATCAAAGAGTTAGTGAAGCTGCTCGGCTTGGCTTTAAACGCGCAATTGTGCCAATCGGAAGTGATTTAAAAATTTCTGGAATTGAAATACTTGAAGCAGCTAGATTAGAACAGGCGATTAGTAAGGTGAAGATTAATTAG
- a CDS encoding M20/M25/M40 family metallo-hydrolase: protein MTAIADIQRLVECESPTEDLAACNQIVNLAVEIADQVLKTKAETISENGRPVFWWGSKQPKIVLLCHLDTVWPKGSFTPTWKVNGDIATGPGVFDMKAGFIQALYSLANIDNAKDKIALIATTDEETGSITSKDLINRVSKDADAVLVFEASLDGKVKTGRKGTSMYQINVTGRASHAGLEPEKGINATTELAKLVVQITALENKEFGTTVVPTVMQSGTTTNTVPALAKLDIDVRSFSILELNRIDKAVKSLTSDVAGVEVTGGINRPPLETESTKDLYVKIEKVAKDLGLPEVGSASVGGASDGNFAAAAGAKVLDGLGAIGNGAHALTESIVISSVEQRIKLTTAFINELLK, encoded by the coding sequence ATGACCGCTATTGCCGATATCCAGCGTTTAGTTGAGTGCGAGTCACCCACTGAAGATTTAGCTGCATGTAATCAGATAGTAAATCTTGCTGTTGAAATTGCCGATCAGGTTTTAAAAACGAAGGCAGAAACTATCTCTGAAAATGGTAGGCCGGTATTTTGGTGGGGATCTAAGCAACCAAAAATTGTTTTACTTTGCCATTTAGATACGGTGTGGCCAAAGGGTTCCTTTACGCCAACTTGGAAAGTAAATGGAGATATTGCAACTGGCCCAGGTGTTTTTGATATGAAGGCTGGCTTTATCCAAGCACTTTACTCATTAGCAAATATTGATAATGCTAAAGATAAAATTGCATTAATTGCAACTACCGATGAAGAAACTGGCAGCATTACTTCCAAAGATTTAATTAATAGAGTATCAAAAGATGCAGATGCAGTATTAGTTTTTGAAGCTTCACTTGATGGAAAGGTTAAAACTGGCCGCAAAGGTACTTCGATGTATCAAATAAATGTTACTGGTCGTGCATCACATGCTGGGTTAGAACCAGAAAAGGGAATAAATGCAACAACCGAATTAGCAAAATTAGTAGTGCAAATTACTGCACTTGAGAATAAAGAATTTGGAACTACTGTGGTGCCAACTGTTATGCAATCTGGAACTACTACTAATACTGTTCCAGCTCTTGCAAAATTAGATATTGATGTTAGATCTTTTTCAATACTTGAACTAAATAGAATTGATAAGGCTGTTAAGTCATTAACAAGTGATGTGGCCGGTGTTGAAGTTACTGGTGGAATAAATCGACCACCGCTTGAAACTGAAAGTACTAAAGATCTTTACGTAAAAATAGAAAAGGTCGCAAAGGATTTGGGTTTACCGGAAGTAGGAAGTGCCAGCGTCGGTGGTGCAAGTGATGGAAACTTTGCAGCTGCAGCTGGGGCTAAAGTTTTAGATGGATTAGGTGCTATCGGTAATGGTGCTCATGCATTAACTGAATCAATAGTGATTTCATCGGTAGAGCAAAGGATTAAATTAACTACTGCGTTTATCAATGAGTTGCTTAAATGA
- a CDS encoding glutaredoxin family protein, with the protein MRKVTVISRTGCHLCEIAIDKIKLVKDQLQFELEIKLINDLPELEQEYGEQVPVIMIDNKIHDYWRVDIERFTKAIKS; encoded by the coding sequence ATGAGGAAGGTAACAGTTATATCGCGTACTGGATGCCACCTATGTGAAATTGCTATAGATAAAATTAAATTAGTAAAAGATCAACTTCAATTTGAGCTAGAGATAAAACTTATTAATGACCTACCAGAATTAGAGCAAGAATATGGTGAACAAGTTCCAGTAATTATGATTGATAACAAAATACATGATTATTGGCGAGTCGATATTGAAAGATTTACTAAAGCAATTAAATCTTAA
- a CDS encoding DNA repair helicase XPB has product MSDGPLIVQSDKTLLLDIDHILSDECRRAIAAFAELEKSPEHIHTYRLTPLGLWNARASGHDAEQVIDILIKYSRYAVSHSLLVDIAETMSRYGRLRLEAHPVHGLILVSNDPAVLKEVTRGKKVAPMLGLQLDEETIVVHPGQRGFLKQALLKLGWPAEDFAGYVDGEHHEISLRQDGWKIRKYQELAAEGFWHGGSGVVVLPCGAGKTIVGAAAMAHAKATTLILVTNTVAARQWREELLRRTDLNEDDIGEYSGAKKEIRPVTIATYQVMTTKKGGVYAHLDLFDAIDWGLIIYDEVHLLPAPIFRFTADIQSRRRLGLTATLVREDGMEGEVFSLIGPKRFDVPWKEIEAQGYIAPADCVEVRITLTDEERLNYATAEQEDRYRFCSTSQTKKAVAIALAKQHINDQVLVIGQYIDQLDQLSEALGVPVIKGDTPIKERERLYALFRSGEVKCLVVSKVANFSIDLPEATIAIQVSGTFGSRQEEAQRLGRILRPKADGRGARFYSLVARDTIDQDFAQNRQRFLAEQGYAYRIIDADEVINKN; this is encoded by the coding sequence ATGAGTGATGGGCCGTTAATAGTTCAAAGTGATAAGACACTTTTACTTGATATCGACCATATCCTCTCCGATGAATGTCGTAGAGCAATTGCAGCATTTGCTGAGCTTGAAAAATCACCTGAACATATTCACACTTACCGACTTACTCCACTAGGACTATGGAATGCCAGGGCTTCAGGACATGATGCTGAACAAGTCATTGATATATTAATTAAATATTCAAGATATGCAGTTTCACATTCACTATTAGTTGATATCGCAGAGACTATGTCTCGCTATGGGCGCCTACGCCTTGAAGCACACCCGGTCCATGGTTTGATTTTGGTATCAAATGATCCAGCAGTTTTGAAAGAAGTAACGCGTGGTAAAAAGGTTGCACCAATGCTTGGTTTGCAATTAGATGAAGAAACTATTGTTGTTCACCCAGGTCAGCGTGGTTTCTTAAAGCAAGCTTTACTTAAATTAGGTTGGCCGGCTGAAGATTTTGCAGGTTATGTTGATGGTGAGCACCATGAAATTTCTTTAAGACAAGATGGTTGGAAGATCCGTAAATACCAAGAGTTAGCTGCAGAAGGTTTCTGGCATGGTGGTTCTGGTGTCGTAGTTCTACCTTGTGGAGCTGGGAAAACAATTGTTGGTGCAGCGGCAATGGCACACGCTAAAGCAACTACTTTAATTTTGGTGACAAATACTGTGGCAGCTCGCCAGTGGCGAGAAGAATTACTTAGAAGAACTGATTTAAATGAGGATGATATTGGTGAATATAGCGGTGCTAAAAAAGAAATTAGGCCAGTAACAATTGCTACATATCAAGTTATGACTACTAAAAAAGGTGGAGTTTATGCCCACCTTGATTTATTTGATGCAATTGATTGGGGATTAATAATTTATGATGAAGTGCATTTATTGCCAGCGCCAATCTTTAGATTTACTGCAGATATCCAGTCCCGTCGCCGATTAGGGCTAACAGCAACCTTAGTTCGTGAAGATGGTATGGAAGGTGAAGTATTTTCACTCATTGGACCAAAAAGATTTGATGTTCCGTGGAAAGAAATTGAAGCACAAGGTTATATCGCACCTGCTGACTGTGTTGAGGTGAGAATTACATTAACTGATGAGGAGCGATTAAATTATGCTACCGCTGAACAGGAAGATCGCTACCGATTCTGTTCAACATCTCAAACTAAAAAAGCAGTGGCCATTGCATTAGCTAAACAGCATATAAATGATCAGGTCCTTGTAATTGGGCAATATATTGATCAGTTAGACCAACTTTCAGAAGCCTTAGGGGTGCCAGTAATTAAAGGTGACACTCCAATTAAAGAGCGTGAGCGGCTTTATGCTTTATTTCGAAGTGGTGAAGTTAAATGTTTGGTAGTTTCAAAGGTTGCTAACTTTTCAATCGACTTGCCTGAAGCAACTATTGCTATCCAAGTCTCTGGGACTTTTGGTTCAAGACAAGAAGAAGCTCAACGGCTTGGCCGAATTCTGCGTCCTAAAGCAGATGGCAGAGGAGCGCGTTTTTATTCACTTGTAGCGCGTGACACTATTGATCAAGATTTTGCTCAAAACCGGCAAAGGTTTCTTGCAGAGCAAGGATATGCATATCGTATTATTGATGCAGATGAAGTTATAAATAAAAATTAA